In one window of Zingiber officinale cultivar Zhangliang chromosome 11A, Zo_v1.1, whole genome shotgun sequence DNA:
- the LOC122032621 gene encoding uncharacterized protein LOC122032621, which yields MPSYTAQSSSATAVAKRDLATLLDAARPFLRGELESVDPALPSLLAVLRSVGAGECWHKHSTFLAHLTDVYRALKIWCAPDPVARCGLFHSAYSNSYVNLAIFDPNTGRDEVRSLIGAPAERLVHLFCIVPRQLLIHDRLLFHYSDAELADHLLLADESLRRAREEGAFDSAEPWRAKLRALLPAEGIRTEHIKTGDAVPLSRRVAAAFLLMTMVDFADQLFDFQDKLFDNDDGRLTFRGNSRTALWPGEGKPGLWLNSISRMGVLYSLIVREEEIYAEERKRSSAASASYQSGAERDEDLELITPPVFDNCTRILDAKDQAEARDLYWEAVCSSGKEQQRAAKLLAESCEKNPFVGEPHLVLAQVYLAMARFEEAEREAEKGLKLLLEWGSSWDKRMSWEGWVAWGRVLLMKAKEKTWPETSWGILNLGLVD from the coding sequence ATGCCGTCCTACACCGCTCAATCTTCCTCCGCCACCGCCGTCGCCAAGCGCGACCTCGCCACCCTGCTCGACGCCGCTCGGCCCTTCCTCCGCGGCGAGCTCGAGAGCGTCGACCCCGCGCTCCCCTCCCTCCTCGCCGTGCTCCGCTCCGTCGGCGCCGGCGAGTGCTGGCACAAGCACAGCACCTTCCTCGCCCACCTCACCGACGTCTACCGCGCCCTCAAGATCTGGTGCGCCCCTGACCCCGTAGCCCGCTGCGGACTCTTCCACTCCGCCTACTCTAACTCCTACGTCAACCTCGCCATCTTCGACCCCAACACCGGCCGCGACGAGGTCCGATCCCTCATCGGCGCCCCCGCCGAGCGCCTAGTCCACCTCTTCTGCATCGTCCCCCGGCAGCTCCTCATCCACGACCGCCTACTCTTCCACTACTCCGACGCCGAGCTCGCCGACCACCTCCTCCTCGCCGACGAGTCGCTCCGCCGGGCGAGGGAGGAGGGCGCGTTCGACTCCGCCGAGCCCTGGCGGGCGAAGCTGCGAGCGCTGCTCCCGGCGGAGGGGATCCGCACGGAGCACATCAAGACAGGGGACGCAGTACCCCTGTCGCGGCGCGTGGCGGCGGCCTTCCTCCTGATGACCATGGTCGACTTCGCCGATCAGCTTTTCGACTTTCAGGACAAGCTCTTCGACAACGACGACGGCCGACTGACCTTCCGCGGGAACAGCAGGACCGCGCTATGGCCCGGCGAGGGGAAGCCCGGTCTCTGGCTCAACTCCATCTCGCGGATGGGGGTCCTCTACTCCCTCATAGTCCGTGAGGAGGAGATCTACGCGGAGGAACGGAAGCGAAGCTCCGCCGCCTCCGCCTCATACCAGTCCGGCGCTGAAAGAGATGAAGACCTGGAACTGATCACCCCGCCGGTATTCGACAACTGCACCAGGATACTGGACGCAAAGGATCAGGCCGAGGCGAGGGACTTGTACTGGGAGGCAGTGTGCTCGTCGGGCAAGGAGCAGCAGAGGGCGGCGAAGCTGCTGGCGGAGAGCTGCGAGAAGAACCCATTCGTGGGGGAGCCACACCTGGTGCTGGCGCAAGTGTATCTGGCCATGGCAAGGTTCGAGGAGGCGGAGAGGGAGGCAGAGAAGGGGCTGAAGCTGTTGCTGGAATGGGGGAGCAGCTGGGACAAGAGGATGAGCTGGGAAGGGTGGGTGGCATGGGGGAGGGTGCTGCTCATGAAAGCCAAGGAGAAGACATGGCCAGAGACCTCATGGGGGATCCTCAATCTCGGCCTAGTCGACTAA